The genomic interval GTCCTCTGCAATGTCGTCATAGATAGGCTCCGCAATCACCGGCCCGTTGTCGATGGTCTCATCCGCGATGGCTCCTTCCTTCCCCTCCACGACGGGGTCCGTCAAGGGAACTTTCTCGGCGTTATCGGGAACCGGAATCATCTCTTGGGCCAAGACGACTTGATGAGACAGGATGGCGAGGAGCAATCCCATCAACACCATCATTGCCAAGCGACCCAGCGCAGCCTTGGCGATCGTAAACATTGCACCATGTCGCAGTAGCAATGGTGAAGGCACCGTTTCACTTTGTGGCATGTTCAGTATCATCTCTATCAAAAACTCAGATCCAAACCGAAACGCAGTCCCTGTGTCCACAAATCGGTCAGGGCGACGGGAGAGCTGGGACGAGCCGCGCCGACCAGTCCACCGGGATCCAATTGGGTCAAATTGAGGCTCTCGTCGACTTGGTCGCCAGGCCGTGCCACGCGACTCCAGTACATGAATGTGTAACCCAGCGTGGCTTGCAACCGATCACTGAGGGCATAACCGAGTGTAACTCCCAGTTCAGGGATAACAGCAAAGTCATCGCTGGTGTGATCACCAATGTTCGTGCTTTGGGCAAGCAGGCCCACGTTGGAAAGCGTGGTCACTGGCGGCGAACTCAGTTCTTGGAATTTCGCATTTCCGCTGATGCGTGACAATGAATGATTGTTTCCCAACGCAATCTTGGCGACGCTTTCCAGCGTCCATCTCAGGTGGCATCGCTTGGTCATGAAACCGAGCTGGAAGCCATCGAATCGATTTTCCGTTTCAAACTGATCGACTTCTGACAACGTGGTTCCGATCGGCAAGCCTAACGCCGTGCCCGTCACCCGTTTGTGGTCCGCAAACCGCAACGACTCGTCCAGCTGGTTGTGTCGCCATCCGAGCACGAGATCAACCTCCAAGCCGCAATTGCGTCGAATCGCTCGGCGAAACAAGACTTCGACGCCCTGTAATTGCGACTTGGCCGTGATCGTCGCGTCTCCGACCAATTGGCCTGGAAAGGCAATCAGTTCTGAGTCCTGTGCCGTCACGCCGGACTCAATGTTGAAAAACGGCCTGGCCAGAATCGGAAACTGTTGACTGTCAAATTCGGATACCGACGTTTCGGTTTCCAACCCCGTGTAGATGACTTCGAATCCACGCGTCTGTTGCGGATCCAACCAGTAGTCAAACGTGAATCGTCCACCCGAGCGGTCGCTGTCAGGCATCTGCTCATTGCCCGCGATCACTCGCGTTGTTCCCAGCCCCAACACGCCTGCGTCGTTCAAGCTCGTGCCAGCGGAGCTGGTGGTGAGCAACGGCGGCACATCAAATCCATTCATCCACCAGACCAAAGCTTCGTAGCGAATCGAAAAGTTCCTCAGGTCCCGGAATCGCCCGACTTGTCCGGGCAAATATTGACTGCCCGAGTAGCAATCAGGACAACCGTCGCACGACGATTCCACGCCACAACTAGCGAGATGAGCTCCGTCACAATCGCACGACGTGTGGCCAATGATCGGAGCGAAATAGCCCACGGTATCGATGGTCTTGCCCGGAAATGAAATCGGCTGCGTGTCCGCAGCTTGCGAAACCTGGCCTCGCTGTTCAGGCTCGTCATCAAATCCGTGGAACGTCAGCATCTGGTCGGCAACGGCCGACGGAGATTGCGATTGC from Stieleria varia carries:
- a CDS encoding BBP7 family outer membrane beta-barrel protein translates to MTDQRVGAGLNEGEMDPLLMKHLKLARVGPLLAFCLFSAWVSVPAANAQRASGFVDDREQLESQRIKIEGLVTPAGSRPSTDSQPVRRNKSRTKPQSQSPSAVADQMLTFHGFDDEPEQRGQVSQAADTQPISFPGKTIDTVGYFAPIIGHTSCDCDGAHLASCGVESSCDGCPDCYSGSQYLPGQVGRFRDLRNFSIRYEALVWWMNGFDVPPLLTTSSAGTSLNDAGVLGLGTTRVIAGNEQMPDSDRSGGRFTFDYWLDPQQTRGFEVIYTGLETETSVSEFDSQQFPILARPFFNIESGVTAQDSELIAFPGQLVGDATITAKSQLQGVEVLFRRAIRRNCGLEVDLVLGWRHNQLDESLRFADHKRVTGTALGLPIGTTLSEVDQFETENRFDGFQLGFMTKRCHLRWTLESVAKIALGNNHSLSRISGNAKFQELSSPPVTTLSNVGLLAQSTNIGDHTSDDFAVIPELGVTLGYALSDRLQATLGYTFMYWSRVARPGDQVDESLNLTQLDPGGLVGAARPSSPVALTDLWTQGLRFGLDLSF